Proteins encoded by one window of Nomascus leucogenys isolate Asia chromosome 19, Asia_NLE_v1, whole genome shotgun sequence:
- the RPRML gene encoding reprimo-like protein: protein MNATFLNHSGLEEVDGVGGGAGAALGNRTHGLGTWLGCCPGGAPLAASDGVPAGLAPDERSLWVSRVAQIAVLCVLSLTVVFGVFFLGCNLLIKSESMINFLVQERRPSKDVGAAILGLY, encoded by the coding sequence ATGAACGCGACCTTCCTGAACCACAGCGGCTTAGAGGAGGTGGACGGCGTGGGCGGCGGCGCCGGGGCCGCCCTGGGAAACCGCACCCACGGGCTGGGCACGTGGCTGGGCTGCTGTCCCGGGGGCGCACCGCTGGCCGCCAGCGACGGGGTCCCCGCGGGGCTGGCGCCCGACGAGCGCAGCCTGTGGGTGTCGCGGGTGGCGCAGATCGCCGTGCTCTGCGTGCTGTCTCTTACCGTGGTCTTCGGCGTCTTCTTCCTGGGCTGCAACCTGCTCATCAAGTCCGAGAGCATGATCAACTTTCTGGTGCAGGAGCGCCGGCCCTCCAAGGACGTGGGCGCCGCCATCCTGGGGCTGTACTGA